The following are encoded together in the Scytonema millei VB511283 genome:
- a CDS encoding PD-(D/E)XK nuclease family protein, producing the protein MPKIWEFASYNLLSLFSPAVGLEHLHCDMKRGFTKARKWEPQVTELLQRDNIHQRIGILAQRGIYEFYQTSLIASEKNAIAQISEVLQLSQEIDSVRTKVIEILENYQNNPFLAGKEIIKLSRGDEGFPEPIVIQQGNNTFNLYAAMDCVLQEEDGTLHIVDFKTGKSDFDRRQAYIYLLAASYIYPQQKAVASFYNLENCQQSERITASSSILKSFQIELSSLSQRHQKDLYRYRQQFDDFHRIYPPNPGISCRYCTFNSICKFAISEAAA; encoded by the coding sequence ATGCCAAAAATTTGGGAATTTGCTAGTTATAATTTGCTGTCTTTATTTTCGCCAGCAGTCGGTTTAGAGCATCTACACTGCGATATGAAAAGGGGTTTCACCAAAGCAAGAAAGTGGGAACCGCAAGTTACAGAACTACTACAAAGAGATAACATACATCAACGAATCGGTATTTTGGCACAAAGGGGAATTTATGAGTTTTATCAAACCTCTTTAATCGCATCTGAAAAAAATGCGATCGCTCAAATATCAGAAGTTTTGCAATTGAGTCAAGAAATAGATTCAGTTAGAACAAAAGTTATTGAAATTCTGGAAAATTATCAGAACAATCCGTTTCTAGCTGGTAAGGAAATTATTAAACTCAGTCGAGGCGATGAGGGGTTTCCAGAACCAATTGTAATCCAGCAAGGAAATAACACATTTAACCTATATGCCGCGATGGACTGCGTTTTACAAGAAGAAGATGGAACGCTTCATATAGTAGACTTTAAAACTGGAAAATCTGACTTCGATCGCCGACAAGCGTATATTTATTTACTAGCCGCTAGCTATATCTACCCGCAGCAAAAAGCTGTTGCTTCATTTTATAACCTAGAGAATTGTCAACAATCAGAGCGAATTACTGCCTCATCTAGCATACTCAAATCGTTTCAAATAGAATTATCTTCGCTTTCTCAACGACATCAAAAAGATTTATATCGCTATCGCCAGCAATTTGATGATTTCCATCGAATTTATCCACCTAATCCAGGCATAAGTTGCCGCTATTGTACTTTTAATTCTATTTGTAAATTTGCCATATCTGAGGCGGCTGCATGA